From the genome of Argentina anserina chromosome 4, drPotAnse1.1, whole genome shotgun sequence, one region includes:
- the LOC126792611 gene encoding major strawberry allergen Fra a 1.08, whose amino-acid sequence MGVFTYETEFTSVIPPPRLYKAFVLDADNLIPKIAPQAVKSTEIVQGDGGVGTIKKIHLGEGSEYSYVKHQIDGLDKDNFVYNYSIVEGDAIGDKVEKISYEIKLVASPSGGSIIKSTSHYHCKGEVEIKEEHVKAGKERAAGLFKLIENHLLAHTEEYN is encoded by the coding sequence ATGGGTGTGTTCACTTATGAAACCGAGTTCACCTCTGTCATCCCACCACCAAGACTCTACAAGGCCTTTGTTCTTGACGCTGATAACCTCATCCCCAAGATTGCCCCACAGGCTGTGAAGAGTACTGAAATCGTTCAAGGTGATGGAGGTGTTGGAACCATCAAGAAGATTCACCTCGGTGAAGGAAGTGAATACAGCTACGTGAAGCATCAGATTGATGGACTTGACAAAGACAACTTTGTTTACAACTATAGCATAGTTGAAGGTGATGCTATCGGGGACAAGGTTGAGAAAATCTCTTATGAGATCAAGTTGGTGGCATCTCCAAGTGGTGGCTCCATCATCAAGAGCACCAGCCACTACCACTGCAAAGGTGAGGTTGAGATCAAGGAAGAGCATGTCAAGGCTGGAAAAGAAAGAGCCGCTGGTTTGTTCAAGCTCATTGAGAACCACCTTTTGGCCCATACCGAGGAATACAACTAA
- the LOC126792610 gene encoding major strawberry allergen Fra a 1.05 — protein MGLFTYETEFTSVIPPPRLFKAFILDADNLIPKIAPQAVKCAEIIEGDGGVGTIKKITFGEGSQFGSVTHKIDGIDKENFVYSYSLVEGDALSDKIEKISYETKLVASSDGGSIIKSTSNYHTKGDVEIKEEHVKAGKEKASHLFKLVEGYLLANPNEYC, from the coding sequence ATGGGTCTCTTCACTTATGAAACCGAGTTCACCTCCGTCATCCCACCACCAAGATTGTTCAAGGCTTTTATCCTTGATGCCGACAATCTCATCCCCAAGATTGCTCCCCAAGCAGTCAAGTGTGCTGAAATCATCGAAGGAGATGGCGGCGTAGGAACCATCAAGAAGATCACCTTTGGTGAAGGCAGCCAGTTTGGCTCTGTGACACACAAAATCGATGGGATTGACAAAGAGAACTTTGTGTACAGCTACAGTTTGGTCGAAGGAGATGCCTTGTCCGACAAGATTGAGAAGATCTCTTACGAGACCAAGTTGGTGGCATCTTCTGATGGAGGATCCATCATCAAGAGCACTAGCAACTACCACACCAAAGGTGATGTGGAGATCAAAGAGGAGCATGTTAAGGCTGGTAAAGAAAAGGCATCTCACCTCTTCAAGCTTGTTGAAGGCTACCTCTTGGCCAATCCTAACGAATACTGCTAA
- the LOC126792612 gene encoding major strawberry allergen Fra a 1.08-like encodes MGVFTYETEFTSVIPPPRLYKAFVLDADNLIPKIAPQAVKSAEIVQGDGGVGTIKEIHLGEGSQYSYVKHQIDGLDKDNFGYNYSIIEGDAIGDNVEKISYEIKLVAFPSGGSIIKSTSHYHCKGEVVIKEEHVKAGKERAAGLFKIIENHLLANPEAYN; translated from the coding sequence ATGGGTGTATTCACTTATGAAACAGAGTTCACCTCTGTCATCCCACCCCCAAGACTGTACAAGGCATTTGTCCTTGATGCTGATAACCTCATCCCCAAGATTGCCCCACAGGCTGTGAAGAGTGCCGAAATCGTTCAAGGTGATGGAGGTGTTGGAACCATCAAGGAGATTCACCTCGGTGAAGGAAGCCAATACAGTTACGTGAAGCATCAGATTGATGGACTTGACAAAGACAACTTTGGCTACAACTACAGCATTATCGAAGGGGATGCTATCGGAGACAATGTTGAGAAAATCTCCTATGAGATCAAGTTGGTGGCATTTCCAAGTGGTGGCTCCATCATCAAGAGCACCAGCCACTACCACTGCAAAGGTGAGGTTGTGATCAAGGAAGAGCATGtcaaggccggaaaagaaagAGCCGCTGgtttattcaagatcattgaGAACCACCTTTTGGCCAACCCTGAGGCCTACAACTAA
- the LOC126790348 gene encoding major strawberry allergen Fra a 1-3, with the protein MGVFTYETEFTSVIPPARLYKAFVLDADNLIPKIAPQAVKSAEIVEGDGGVGTIKKIHLGEGSEYSYVKHKIDGLDKVNYVYNYSIIEGDAIGDKIEKISYEIKLIASEGGSIIKSTSHYHCKGEVEIKEEHVKAGKERAAGLFKLIENHLLAHPEEYN; encoded by the exons ATGGGTGTGTTCACATACGAAACCGAGTTCACCTCAGTCATCCCACCAGCCAGGTTGTACAAGGCTTTCGTCCTTGATGCCGACAATCTCATCCCCAAGATTGCCCCTCAGGCAGTGAAGAGTGCTGAAATTGTTGAAGGTGATGGCGGTGTTGGAACCATCAAGAAGATCCACCTTGGTGAAG GAAGTGAATACAGCTACGTAAAGCACAAGATTGATGGGCTTGACAAAGTCAACTATGTGTACAACTATAGTATCATTGAGGGAGATGCTATCGGGGACAAGATCGAGAAGATCTCCTACGAGATTAAGTTGATCGCATCCGAGGGAGGATCCATCATCAAGAGCACCAGCCACTACCATTGCAAGGGTGAGGTTGAGATCAAGGAGGAGCACGtcaaggccggaaaagaaagAGCCGCTGGTCTGTTCAAGCTCATCGAGAACCACCTTTTGGCCCATCCTGAAGAATACAACTAA
- the LOC126792798 gene encoding major strawberry allergen Fra a 1.05 has product MGLFTYETEFTSVIPPPRLFKAFILDADNLIPKIAPQAVKCAEIIEGDGGVGTIKKITFGEGSQFGSVTHKIDGIDKENFVYSYSLVEGDALSDKIEKISYETKLVASSDGGSIIKSTSNYHTKGDVEIKEEHVKAGKEKASHLFKLVEGYLLANPNEYC; this is encoded by the coding sequence ATGGGTCTCTTCACTTATGAAACCGAGTTCACCTCCGTCATCCCACCACCAAGATTGTTCAAGGCTTTTATCCTTGATGCCGACAATCTCATCCCCAAGATTGCTCCCCAAGCAGTCAAGTGTGCTGAAATCATCGAAGGAGATGGCGGCGTAGGAACCATCAAGAAGATCACCTTTGGTGAAGGCAGCCAGTTTGGCTCTGTGACACACAAAATCGATGGGATTGACAAAGAGAACTTTGTGTACAGCTACAGTTTGGTCGAAGGAGATGCCTTGTCCGACAAGATTGAGAAGATCTCTTATGAGACCAAACTGGTGGCATCTTCCGATGGAGGATCCATCATCAAGAGCACCAGTAACTACCACACCAAAGGTGATGTGGAGATCAAGGAAGAGCATGTCAAGGCTGGTAAAGAGAAGGCATCCCATCTCTTCAAGCTTGTTGAAGGCTACCTCTTGGCCAATCCTAATGAGTACTGTTAA